A region of the Dyadobacter sp. CECT 9275 genome:
CTGCTGATGCTATGATGTTCGGCAATCTGGAAAATACATGGAACCAGATCAAAGATGCTTACACCAGAGATTTTAAAAATCTTGTATTTGGCAAGCTGCCTGACGAAGCATCCATTCTCGATTGCCTGAAATCAATTCAGTCCCGTTTAAAGACAGTATCATGGATTGAATTTGAGCATTGAACTGTCCTTTATAGGGCCATTTTCAAAACCTGATTCCAATCCGCACCTATTTCCTGCGGAACATGTCGGATAACCCGCTTAGTAAATTTGTTCCCGATAAACTCCTCGATCCGTTCAGCAATTGAATTGCCACCAGCATCATTATCCACTGCAAGTACGATTTGTTCCAGCAGCGGCATTTTGGCTATCACACTTACCAGAAACTCAAACTGCTTGTCACGCATGCCGCCGGAGACAGCGGCGTAAGCCGTGTTTACCGGTTTGAAAAGCGTATAATGGCTTAAAGCATCGATAGGACTTTCGGCTAATACCAAAGTAGTATCTGAAGGCTCGATAGCTCCCAGCCAAAGCGCCTTTTCGCTGCCGCGCATAAAGACGCCTTTGTCGTGGTTTTTCAGTTCGAGACCGCAGATTCCCTGACCGTCCTGGTGCGGAAAAACAACATTGCCGTAATAGTCCTGAAAAATCTTCCCGCGAAAGCGCTCGTTTACGAGTACTTGTGAGGGAATTTTTCGCTCGTCGGTAAGATAAGGATGGGTGATGATCGGTTTCATTCTTTGAAACGCTTTCAAAATACGCTGCCTGTCATAGACCTGTTCTTTCACATCAGGCACATTGTAGTGTGACAAAGTCTGGCCGTGGCTTTCCCATCCGGCCAGATGTTCGGCGATTTCAGGCAGCGTTTTTCCGGTTCGTCTTTGGATAAAATCGACAATTGTGCCGTTGTCCTGATTATCTCGGACGGAAAAGTAAATCCAGGTATCTGCTTTTCTTGATATAATGATCTTATCACCATTGTTATGGCGCATAACCAGTGAGCTGCGGGTAGACTTTCTGCTATCCAGCTCATAACCCTGCGCTGCGGCATACTGGCCGAGGTTGATGGATTCTTTGAAAAAGGCAAAGTCATTTTTATGGGTCATACTGACCTCCTTAGTATTCTGTCGGAAGCAGAAGGACACTGTCTGTCAAAAACAGTCGGATTTTAGGAAGTTTGAAATCCGTATAGCTGATATGCTCTGAATAAACGGTGTCATCGTTGCCGTTTCCGCAGGTAAGCATCGCGGTCTGATCTGGGTTGACTGTAAGCTCCCAGACCTGGAAAGGTTCGATTTTAACTGCTGGCTGTTCATATTGAAGGGCGAAAATCCGGTCTATGAGCCAGTAACATTGTGCTTCGGTGGCCAGGAATTGAATACCGTCGGTATAGGTGAACTGACGAAAGAGCTGGTGTCTGTACCAGTTCACCGTTCCTGTGAAGGTTCTCAAAGTCTGTGACAGGTGGATGGCGTCTTTGTTTTCCATGATATTTCCCTTTCTTTTTGTGAAGGCCTGATTGCCTTGTGCAGACCGTCCACGGGCTGTCTGCCAGCGGCTTTGCAAGCTGTTTTTTGTCTCGCGAGGAAGCCGCAAGGCGGGGAAAAAACCGCTTGCAAAATGCGGCAAGCCCGTAGGCTGCACATGGAAGGCAATCTGGACTTCACAGATCGAAAGGAAGTAAAATCAAAGACGGCAACTTCGAACAAACTTTGGAATCATGTTGAATGAGCCAATACAAACTCAGCCGCCTTTTGTGCATGGGAAGCAGCAGAAAAGATAAGACGCTTGTCATCCTGCAAAGCTTTCAACCAATGCTGGATGTAGGCTGCATGTTGCTCTTGTGGAATAGGCTCAATGCCCAGTATTGCAGAGAGATAGCAGGAGCCGATTTCGGCGACAAGTTCTTCTTTGGCGTACCCTTGGTCACCGAAATGTTTTCTGCCGAAATCCCGGTCAAGGCGTGTGGGATGCTTTGTCCAGTGGCAAATTTCATGTCCGAGCGTGGAATAAAATCCTTCGGCACTTTCAAAGCTTTCAAACGGTGGCATCTGAATGCGGTCAGTGGTTTGGTTGTATGACGCATTGGTACCGGTGTATATGTCTGCCTTGGTATTGGCAAAGAATGTTTCGAGTTCCTGATTACGTTGAGCGAGATTCAGCTCTTTTCTTTCCGGAATATTGTAATAATGCGCTGGTAAATCCTTGATTTGTGAAACGTTGAAGACCGTATAGGTTTTTAGGAAAGGAATTTTCCGGGTTTCTGATTGACCATCCTGACTTTCTTCTTCTTTGATCATATGATCGGCATAGACAATCTGGGTTCCTTTCTCGCCTTTAATCACCGAGCCTTTCAGCTCCAGGGCCTGTTTAAAGGTCATCCAGTGGGAGAGCGTGTAGTTTTTCTCACAGGCTGCCGCCCAGAGAAGGATTGTGTTGATACCGCTGTAAGGTTGGTCGTTCCAACGAAGCGGCAGCGTGACGTTTGTGGAAAGATATCCTGAACTCCAGGGTTGACGCCAAGTCAAGTTGCCTTTTTCAAGATCGGCCAGGATTTTGTTGGTAACACGGCTGTAAATGTCAGTTTGTGGCTGGGTGTCAATTTTCAGATCGTCCTCCTGGTTTTGGTTTCTGGATGTTTTCTTTTTAGGTTTTGAGGATTTCATGTTTGCTTCTCCTTAGCTGTCAGGGTTACGGGGAGTTCTTCATCCGGCAGGCAAGCGAGCAAACAGCAAGAATTTTGCCCCGCGAGGAAGGCCCAGAGGCCGGGGAAAATTCTTGTTAGAGCAGTGAGCGGTGCCGGATAAACTCACCGTGCAGGCCCTGATTGCGGAGAAGCAAATACGTCCGTTAGCCTGGTAAAAGAGAAGGATGACGGGCACCAGTGTGATCAAGTCCCGGTATCAGGCCATTGTCCGCAAACGAATAATATCCATCTCTGGTCAGGATTAAATGATCCAGGATCGAGAGTTCAAGAAGTTTTGCGCCCTCGATAATCCGGGATGTAATGACTTTATCAGGCTCACTGGGGTGGGCTATGCCGGAAGGATGGTTATGGGCAAGGATCAGTTTGGACGCGTGGGCTTTCAACGCAGTACCAAAGATCAGCTTGGGGTCAGCAAAACAATAATTGATTCCGCCTGAACTGATGTGGGAAATGCCCAGACAATTACATCTATTATCCAGCAGCATGATCTTGAACTGCTCTACAAGCTCTATTTTGCCGGAATCCCAGCTGCTGCGGAAAAGCTTATCGGCGATCCGGGAGGCATCAACATGCACCCTTTCATGATAAGGAGTTTTGTTGCGGTAGGTGATTTCGATCTCAGATGCCTGGAATTGGGATTTGATTTCTTCTGTCATTTCAAATTCCCTTCAAAGGCAGGTTATTTCTGTGCCATTCGCTTACATTCTTGTGTGGCGCATACATCGCGTTCATCTTGATATGCCGAAGCGCTGGTTCCGCTTTCAGCAGCTCGCTTAAAAGCATGGCTGCCTGTCGTCCGGCCTTATCATTGTCCATCCAGCTATACAGGGCCTTGTAGCTGTAATTTTTGATGTAAGGGGCTGCAATTACGACGTTGCTGCTCTCGTGCAATATGATTGTGTCATGCTCCCATGTTTCGCGGTTAAGATGCGCAAGCACCGACAGGAAATCGAAGATATTTTTGAAAACGTGTATTTGTCTGGACTTCGGATTTGTTCCGCGAAAGAATGTAATACCACCTGGATGGATAAACCCATTAAAAAGTGGGTTATGAAGCTGGTAACCGTCGCTTTCGTTTTTTACACCCAGGGCTATAAACGTTCTGCCGGTAGTGCGGTTAAAGACTTTCAATTCCTTCGTAAATCGCTGTGCGGTTGAGACAGGGATACCCAGGCTTTCCAGGTACCTGATCAGCCCGATGAAGCCAATTGGAGCAGCCGATTTGATGCTCAAAACTGTTTGAGCGGTTCCGCTGATTTCTTCACCAGAATTGTTGCCTGGTTGCAGTGTGCAGAACCGCTCATTGTTCAGATTGGAAATCCATCGTGTTACATCAGCGGGCGTATTTGCTTCTGCAGTGTATTTCAGATACTGAAAGGCAAAATCCCTCAAATCTCCGCCGATTGACAGGGTATAGTCATACCATGTATTCGTCTTGAAATAGACCCAGAAACGCGGTTTTTGTTCTTTACTGATCGGGCAGCGGTATAACGCCTTTGACTTTCCCGTATAATCCGCTTTGATTTGAAGCTTGTCGAGAATTTTAGTTATGGCTATACTATCGGCATGGTCCTTGTCCATTGCACTCCTCCCAGGAAAACGATGTGATGCGGGCACAGGAGGGGGAAAGTTTCTCTAGAACTTTTCCTCTCCGCTTTTAAATATGATTTATCAGGGCATAAACTTTAAGTTCAGGTATCTATCCAAATCATCCCTGTGATAGTGAATTTCTCCGTCAATCATTTTCGGGTTCAGATCATGCCTTTTGATGGAATCCCAAACAGCCATCACACCTGCTGTGGTATCAATATAGTTTGCAGCATCCTTGCGTTTCAACAAATGCTGCCTGTCAGTGTTGTCGATTTTCATTCAAGCTCCTCAATCTATGTCGGGTTCGGCATCAAAAGAATCAACCGGAGATAACCAATCGTTCATAGAATTACTATCATAGATTGTCAATTTTACCTTAATATTCTTTGTCTGTTAAAGGTCGGAAAAAGCTTTGCTGAAATATACCATATTGAGTCCTGGATACGCCCGGATATTTTAGAAGATCATATTTAACGCGCCATTATTGTCGGCTTACATTCCCGGGTTCATGCTAACTCTATTGCTCACCATCAAGGCAAGGAGCTTGGCATGAGCGATCAGACTCGTTTTTCGTCCGTTGGATTTTTACGTCTGCCGGAAATTTTAAAACTGATTCCCGTAAGCAAAGCAACCTGGTGGAACGGTTGCAGGTCCGGACGTTTTCCAAAACCCTATAAGCTGGCACCACGCATCACGGCATGGAAAGCCTGTGATATTTTTGACTGTATCGAAAAATTCAAATCATCGAATTGATCGCCACACCCGGAATCTGCTCAGGTTTTATCCTCTTTTGACAGCTTCTTTCCAGGAATGCACCCATTTTTTTGAAAGCATCCTGCTGTTGCCGCTTTAACTGGGCACGTTGATAGGTTTCGACAATCTTGTCTTCGATTTTTTGATTGAGACACTTTTTAACGATATACGGCATGATACCCAGTTCCTGCATCACTGTAGCCGTTGTGCGGCGTAGATCATGGATGACCCAGCGGCCATTGGGTAGGACCAAAGCCTGATCGTCCTGAACCCGGCTTTTTGCGCCCGGTTTCTTTTGCCGGTCTGTTACTTGTTTGGTTAAAACCTGGCGGGTGGCAGGCCCGCGCTCTGACCGGCCTGGTACCAGCCAGTCAGTGGTTCTTGTCTTTTCAAGCGCTCTTAATTGTGCAACTGCAAAATTGGAAAGATACACGTCATGGCTATTTGTATTCTTGGCATGCTCAGAAGGGATGTGCAACTGCCGCTTCTCAAAATCAATGTGTTTCCACTTCATGCGCAGAACTTCATTTACCCTGCAGCCTGTCGCCAAAAGTAACCATATCAGATGTTGGTATTCAGACCTCATGGTGGAGCGTGGTAAAATCCCGCTGAGTGTTTTTATTTCCTGATTGTTTAAAAATCGCTTGCGGGGCTTTTCTCTTCCGCCAACCCTTTCCTTGGTCAGTCTGCGTGTAGGGTCCTGGCTGATAAGTTCTTCACTATCCGCATAACCGAAGAATTGCTTCAGGTTGGACAAAAGCCGGTTTGCCCATACTTTGGGCTTTACGCTTAAGGACGCGGTCGAGAATGGCTTTCATGTCATTCCGTGTGATCTCGCCAATTGGCTTTCTGCCGATGAGTGGAAAGACATCCTTTTCAAATGCCCGCTCTATTTCTTTTCCCTTATCCTTTCTGTTTTGCAACTCGGCTGTCTTCCATGAGTCAAACACAGCTCTTACGGTGTTTTTTTGTTTTTCCTCTCGCTGCGTAAGATCTTTTAGCCTACATGAGGGCTCCATATGCCGAACCTTTCCTGATACTTTCTGACATTGACCTTCCTTACATGAATGGCATCGATCTTAATTCACAGCTAAGCACCGACATTGAAATAAGGCGGACGGGTGTCCCCTACCTTTATCTAACGAACCGGGCAACTCACGAGCTGATCATCGACGTGTACAGCAAGCTGGCACAAGGCTACATCATTAAACCCAGTTCTCCAAAGGAGCTTATTTCGACGCTGAAAGCCATTATGGATTATTGGCAGGTATGCGCTATGCCCTCCTGAATTCCAGCGATCGGTGTAATGTGGGCCGTTCATAGTGAATCAAAGCCCATCGCTTGTTCAACTATAAATCACCAAGGCGTACGGAGGTATGGTCAGGCGGATTGCCTTCCCGTTTCTTACTTCAATATTTAATTCAGCCGGACTCAAGTCCGTGGCAAACAGACATTTCATCGAGGTATCGATTGGATGCATCGCCTCATCGACTGTAACGTATATAAAAGCGTATTTTTCCTGGTCTAAATTTATAGCGCATAGTATTTCATGGTCACCGAAAATCCGCGACCACGCGATCACCTGCTTAACGCCGGTTTGCTCATCCGGATAGCTAAATATACTTCCATTCCGTGATGTAGAGCGGAGAAAAAAGGCGCCGGATATCAAAGCAGGATACATTCGAATCGAGCTATCGAGCCGCTCCATTTGAGAAGGCTGTAACTTTTCCAGACAGCCCTCACGGACACCCAGAAAGTCGGGATTCAAATGAATGTCGAGCAGGTTTTTGCATCACTGGAATCAGGTGCGTTAATGCACTTCATGGAGATACATTATTTTGAGTAGAATAAAATATTATTCTAAATATTCGCAAAACAATTTTTATTGACAAAATTTTATTCTACATTTAATAAATATTTTAAAATAATATTATGAACAAGGGGTCTGTTAAGTTTTCTAATGACACCAAAGGTATTGGGTTTATATCTCTGGAACATGGTGGAAATGATGTTTTTGTACACACTACGGGTCTCAGCGACGACATACGCGAGAACGACAGTGTGTCTTACGAAGTTGAAGAAGGAAGAAAAGGCCTGAACGCAGTTAATGTTTCCATTAGCTAATCGGGCATATCATACAAAGCAACATAATCCTCCCGGTGTGGAGGATTTTTTGTTTTAGACTCAATATTATGAAATCTATCATCAACCGGCTCCTAAGATCGACTTGGCAGACTGTGGTACAGCTACTGACCCAGCTTCCAGTTACGCTTTTTAGTAAGGCGCTGCTTTGCTTAACGATAATTCTTTCGGCGATTCTTTACTTTTTGCTTCGGTTCGTATTGCGGTACCGGAAAGCGGTTATCCAAAAGAATCTGATAAGTTCATTTCCGGCCAAATCTGCCGGTGAGATCCATAAGCTTATGAGCGCTTATTACCGTCACATGAGTGACCTGCTGCTTGAACCTTTTTTGTTTTACTTGGCACCGGGCACGCTCAGAAAACGCCTGGCCAATTACATAAACCCCGAAGTCTTGCAGTTGCTTTACAAAGACCGCCGGTCTGTCATTGCCTTTGCATCACACTACGGAAACTGGGAGTACCTAATTAATCTCCCAGAAGTGACCGACTATCCGGTCTACACCGCGTATTCACCCATCAAAAGTAGGCCTCTGGACAGTTTGATGATCAGACTGCGTTCATTTCTGGGTGTCAGGCTGATTCCCAAAAAGGGGTTCTACCGACAGGCGTTGGTGCTGTTGCGGCAAACTGCTATCCCAAATTTGCTGGTGGTCATTGCGGATCAGCGCCCTGCGCCGGGAAACGACAAATTCCATATTTCGTTTTTGGAACAGGAAACTGCCGTTCAAACAGGCGGGGAGAGGATGGCAGTGTTATCACATGCAGCAATCGTGTATGTCGAATCACGAAAAAAATCGCAGTTCAGTTATGAGTTTACATTTCGGCTGATGGAAAATCCGGACCGGTCAACACCCCTAAGCATCACCAAGACCTACTACCATTTTCTTGAAAAGAGCATTAAGTGTACACCAACTTATTGGCTGTGGTCACACAACCGGTGGAGGATTCCGTCAGCCAATGCAATCCACGCATCTCAAATTACTTAATTATGGCCGCACATCTTGTCCGGAAGGACACTATTTTTCAACCTGATTCGAGTCGTGTAATCGCGCGATTTCTATACAATGGCGACGACCGGAGTAAGGAACTTATATTGATTATTCTCGCTCTTGATGCAAGCGCCCAGGTACGCCAATTGAACAACGTCCTGAGGAAATACGCAAAACGGCACCGGAACATCCTGAAAGTTTTCGAACGGCATTTTCGAAAACTCGACGCTCTGCTAAACACTATGAGAATCAACCCACAGGAACTGGAAACAAACCAGCGCCTGCTAATCGGTGCCTATTTCACGATGGAATACTCCATCGAAGCCGCTGCATTTTTCAACCCATCCATTGTAGCCGATCCCGACCAGTCCGGCATCGAGCCCGGCGAAAGACGTGTAATCCTTAGCTTTCGGGCTACGGGGGAAGGCCATATATCTTCAATCGTATTCCGGTCGGCACTCATTGACCAGAATAATGATATCACCATCGATACCCCCGGTCGATTACTCGACTCTCCCGAGCATGTGCGGAACCACATATATAAGAAACAGTCGTTTTTGTCAAAATTGGGCGAAATGCAGGATTTGGATAATCCTGCGTACCCGGCTATTGAAGGAAAGTTAACTGAAACCTTTACCTACGAAGAGCTCAAACGGTATGTAGAAGAAACCAGCAGGTTGCCGGGAATGGATATTCCGGGCGCGCTGTTTCTTAGAGAAGTAATGTGGCTGGCCTCCTCGCATTACGAAATGGATTTTTCCCTGGACACCGACATTTCAGAACGCGTAATCTTTCCTATCGCTGATACGGAAAAACGGGGTATCGAAGACGCCCGGTTTGTCTGTTTTACAGACGACAAGCAAGAGCAGACCTACTATGCTACTTACACTGCATATGATGGCGTCAATATCCTGCCGAAGCTATTGACTACCCGGGACTTTTACCACTTCAAAGTTCTACCGCTTCATGGAGAGATCGCGCAAAACAAGGGAATGGCATTGTTCCCTCGCAAGATCAATGGTAAATACGCCATGCTTTGCCGTATCGATGGGGTCAACAATTACATTGCTTACTCGGAAAATATCAGCATTTGGCGAAAGGCCAT
Encoded here:
- a CDS encoding response regulator, with translation MRAPYAEPFLILSDIDLPYMNGIDLNSQLSTDIEIRRTGVPYLYLTNRATHELIIDVYSKLAQGYIIKPSSPKELISTLKAIMDYWQVCAMPS
- a CDS encoding ArdC family protein translates to MKSSKPKKKTSRNQNQEDDLKIDTQPQTDIYSRVTNKILADLEKGNLTWRQPWSSGYLSTNVTLPLRWNDQPYSGINTILLWAAACEKNYTLSHWMTFKQALELKGSVIKGEKGTQIVYADHMIKEEESQDGQSETRKIPFLKTYTVFNVSQIKDLPAHYYNIPERKELNLAQRNQELETFFANTKADIYTGTNASYNQTTDRIQMPPFESFESAEGFYSTLGHEICHWTKHPTRLDRDFGRKHFGDQGYAKEELVAEIGSCYLSAILGIEPIPQEQHAAYIQHWLKALQDDKRLIFSAASHAQKAAEFVLAHST
- a CDS encoding phage integrase central domain-containing protein, translating into MEPSCRLKDLTQREEKQKNTVRAVFDSWKTAELQNRKDKGKEIERAFEKDVFPLIGRKPIGEITRNDMKAILDRVLKRKAQSMGKPAFVQPEAILRLCG
- a CDS encoding lysophospholipid acyltransferase family protein — translated: MKSIINRLLRSTWQTVVQLLTQLPVTLFSKALLCLTIILSAILYFLLRFVLRYRKAVIQKNLISSFPAKSAGEIHKLMSAYYRHMSDLLLEPFLFYLAPGTLRKRLANYINPEVLQLLYKDRRSVIAFASHYGNWEYLINLPEVTDYPVYTAYSPIKSRPLDSLMIRLRSFLGVRLIPKKGFYRQALVLLRQTAIPNLLVVIADQRPAPGNDKFHISFLEQETAVQTGGERMAVLSHAAIVYVESRKKSQFSYEFTFRLMENPDRSTPLSITKTYYHFLEKSIKCTPTYWLWSHNRWRIPSANAIHASQIT
- a CDS encoding tyrosine-type recombinase/integrase, encoding MSNLKQFFGYADSEELISQDPTRRLTKERVGGREKPRKRFLNNQEIKTLSGILPRSTMRSEYQHLIWLLLATGCRVNEVLRMKWKHIDFEKRQLHIPSEHAKNTNSHDVYLSNFAVAQLRALEKTRTTDWLVPGRSERGPATRQVLTKQVTDRQKKPGAKSRVQDDQALVLPNGRWVIHDLRRTTATVMQELGIMPYIVKKCLNQKIEDKIVETYQRAQLKRQQQDAFKKMGAFLERSCQKRIKPEQIPGVAINSMI
- a CDS encoding DUF6876 family protein, giving the protein MENKDAIHLSQTLRTFTGTVNWYRHQLFRQFTYTDGIQFLATEAQCYWLIDRIFALQYEQPAVKIEPFQVWELTVNPDQTAMLTCGNGNDDTVYSEHISYTDFKLPKIRLFLTDSVLLLPTEY
- a CDS encoding DUF3991 and TOPRIM domain-containing protein; its protein translation is MTHKNDFAFFKESINLGQYAAAQGYELDSRKSTRSSLVMRHNNGDKIIISRKADTWIYFSVRDNQDNGTIVDFIQRRTGKTLPEIAEHLAGWESHGQTLSHYNVPDVKEQVYDRQRILKAFQRMKPIITHPYLTDERKIPSQVLVNERFRGKIFQDYYGNVVFPHQDGQGICGLELKNHDKGVFMRGSEKALWLGAIEPSDTTLVLAESPIDALSHYTLFKPVNTAYAAVSGGMRDKQFEFLVSVIAKMPLLEQIVLAVDNDAGGNSIAERIEEFIGNKFTKRVIRHVPQEIGADWNQVLKMAL
- a CDS encoding toprim domain-containing protein, which translates into the protein MDKDHADSIAITKILDKLQIKADYTGKSKALYRCPISKEQKPRFWVYFKTNTWYDYTLSIGGDLRDFAFQYLKYTAEANTPADVTRWISNLNNERFCTLQPGNNSGEEISGTAQTVLSIKSAAPIGFIGLIRYLESLGIPVSTAQRFTKELKVFNRTTGRTFIALGVKNESDGYQLHNPLFNGFIHPGGITFFRGTNPKSRQIHVFKNIFDFLSVLAHLNRETWEHDTIILHESSNVVIAAPYIKNYSYKALYSWMDNDKAGRQAAMLLSELLKAEPALRHIKMNAMYAPHKNVSEWHRNNLPLKGI
- a CDS encoding helix-turn-helix transcriptional regulator, encoding MSDQTRFSSVGFLRLPEILKLIPVSKATWWNGCRSGRFPKPYKLAPRITAWKACDIFDCIEKFKSSN
- a CDS encoding JAB domain-containing protein encodes the protein MTEEIKSQFQASEIEITYRNKTPYHERVHVDASRIADKLFRSSWDSGKIELVEQFKIMLLDNRCNCLGISHISSGGINYCFADPKLIFGTALKAHASKLILAHNHPSGIAHPSEPDKVITSRIIEGAKLLELSILDHLILTRDGYYSFADNGLIPGLDHTGARHPSLLPG
- a CDS encoding cold-shock protein — encoded protein: MNKGSVKFSNDTKGIGFISLEHGGNDVFVHTTGLSDDIRENDSVSYEVEEGRKGLNAVNVSIS
- a CDS encoding glycoside hydrolase family 130 protein, whose amino-acid sequence is MRINPQELETNQRLLIGAYFTMEYSIEAAAFFNPSIVADPDQSGIEPGERRVILSFRATGEGHISSIVFRSALIDQNNDITIDTPGRLLDSPEHVRNHIYKKQSFLSKLGEMQDLDNPAYPAIEGKLTETFTYEELKRYVEETSRLPGMDIPGALFLREVMWLASSHYEMDFSLDTDISERVIFPIADTEKRGIEDARFVCFTDDKQEQTYYATYTAYDGVNILPKLLTTRDFYHFKVLPLHGEIAQNKGMALFPRKINGKYAMLCRIDGVNNYIAYSENISIWRKAILIQAPKFPWEFVQIGNCGSPIETWAGWLVLTHGVGPMREYVLGASLFELESPENEIGRLINPLLIPNASERDGYVPNVVYSCGAFVHNQSLIIPYATSDYASTYAVVNLEELLEDLIRDKN